CAAGAAGCCACAACGTGCTAATAGAGTCACTGGAGGCAcaaattcaaagtttcatttaTCCAGAACTACTTTgatccagcacacacacatgcacttgatGCCTGTGGACACAAGGTTCCTCACACGCAAATATATATCAATTGGCCTCGTGCAAGTTTTTAGGAGCTGATCGTGGTGATGGTCGCGTCACAGAGGCAGTTCGATGCAGGATCTCAACCTCAGCTCCTGTAACAGATGTGAGAAGTAAATTGTCTAGAATAAGAACAGGAGGTGGGGTCGCCGCCTTTAAGACAAACCGTGAAGGTGATGCAGAGATATGTGGCGTCGCGTTAGCTggaacaaacagcagctcgGGCTAACGAACATGTAATCTGTCTTCATATGACATCTGAGTTGCGTAACAGATGGCATCTGTAAGCGGGCGACGACGGCCCTGATCCTCCAGGAGAAATCCAAGTCCGTTATCAGACCCATTTCTCCTGGAGCACAAATCTCCTCACCTCAGACTTTATCCTCTCCTCACTGCAACGCTGCGTCACACGTCAGATCTCCTCACTGCAACTTAATCCGGGACTCGTTGAACGGTCGTGACGAAGCTCCGTCTTCCAACTTCCCTGCTGAATAGATTCAGACGTCTTTAGTTAATATAGAGATCAATCAAAAGCTGGGTTTTTTAATGGCGTCCGCAGGCCGTTTGTAACAGATAATTCCCTCAGTAAGTCAGAGACATAATGGAATTGTGCTGTATATCATTAgtttaatgatttttaaaatatattggaCTTATACTTATCTAATATAGTTATTTATAGGGATGGTTAAAAGTATTTGGAGTATTAAgagttaaagtaaaaatatatatcaaatagTGGAATAGAGTTTTAAATAAGTGGACAGGTGTTATTTATCCTTATTTTAAGATTCACTCAACTTAATGCATTAACAGTATTTCTTACCCAACCAATGATATCTGTGTTTCTTGGTTCGTGTTATTGCAGAATCATTATAAGCGTAGTATACGATAAGAGGACTTCTCTACAATTATTGTATATTTGAATTCCGCTATTGTGGAAAATATGATGGTCCCATATTTCTCCTAATTACTCAGTTGATGTTGTGTCCAATTATTTCTTTGACCGAATCCCCACAGTCCTGCTCCTGCACCGGAGCTGGAGCTCAGCAGACGAGCCTCATGGCGTCTGCAACATTTCTACATCCTCAATGTGGCAAAACTTATTTAATAACAGCTCATTCATCCCCGTGATTCCAGGACCGATCTCAGGTGATAATGAAACAGTGGTTATTCTTTCCTGCCTGTTTTCCAGTGTTACAGCTGCAGTTTAAAGGCACCAGTCATCTCACCTCCCCTGTTAGAAACACAGCTTCATCATTCCTGAGCCATGCGAGCGAATCAGTGACCAATTATTCAGAGGGAGGAAGTGCAGAGTCTGCATAATGTCAGGATCCTCACATTTGCGAGCAAATTGATGCGCTCTGTGTGTTGGTGTAGGTGCTCGGTGCGTCTGTGATACTCGTGATTTAATACCTCAGGTAATTGGCCAGGTGTTGTCTTCTGCGATGAAGTTCAGCGGTacggcccccccccccaaaaaaagcaACTTCCTGTGGCAATGCAGAGAAGATGAACAGTGATTATGTGAGTCAGTGGCGAATCGTGCATCATGATGTATGATCCAAACAACTCCACCTCTGGCTCTCTGACAACCGCACACAGGCGACGGGCATCCTGCTGCAATTAATCTCCACTATGTGGCTCTAAGAGCGGTAACCATAGTgaatgagacacagacagacgctGCGTGTAATGGTGATTAGTTGCTCCGACATCACTTTGAGGGCGTCGCCAAAGTTTGCTTTAAGTCACATGAACTGTTTTTCTGTGATGAGCAGGACGGCTTCAGTCTCGATCTCAAGGTAATccctgctacacacacacacacacacacagtcccgtTCAGAAAAGTAGTggacaaagaaatgttttccaATCGGATTTGTTGAGCTCATCCTCTGATGAGAGTCAGCCTTTTTCATTGATCTCACACGTTATCTCAGAACGGAAAAACCTCAAGTCCAATAACGACAGACGGAGGAAAAACCCAGACAGGTTTTGTTATGAACGAcccacaactttaaaaaaaagaagaagaagaagaagaagaagagacaaacGAAAAAAGAGTCAAGAGTAAAGGTGTGAAGTTCCTCTGTGAAGTCACCGCTCAAAATGTGACAACTTGTTTCCCACTACTTTaaagtttttatgtgtttttcttgtacAACAATGAATCGAAggagatttaaataaatgtcacacATGAACCAGAAGAGCACTTAGCAGAGAgaatatctccaccaaggccgaCCAGTCCACTTACACAACAACATTACACAACGATGAGCCCACGTGAGGAGTCAGCAGGAGGTTGACGACGTTCTCAACACGCAGCAGATGCAAAcctgaggaaataaaagaatagaaacatctcaggatgaaaaagagaaaacgtagaaaaacaacaggatTCTGGAGCTAATGGTGAAAAGAGCCAAGGCCCTTCTCtcatctctgcagtggaatgtATCTGTGACGTGCTGCCTCCACAATGTTCCAGTGATTTCTGTCTTTCATGGGGGAATGCCAAAGGCAACAGAGCAGAAACGTCCGGACCCACTTGCACTCGCAGGTATTTCCTGCGAGTTCATGACTGAAAATTACTataaattcacaagatccagacttttatttggatctgcaccaaattacatgTAGTCTCCGCAACAAGTCGCATTTCTTTCATCTGAGAAACCAACGAAAATGTTGTTAGATGTCCTTTCTCACAATATGAAAGTAAGTTTACTCTCCGGTGTGAAAGAATTCATTAGGACACAGTCAAACAGAGTTTCGAAGGGTTTCAGGAGATTCTCGTgtcacacatctctctctgtgtgtgtgtgtagagtctCAGTCACACAGGAATATCTTGAAAACAACAATGTTCGTGCCTCTGGTGGATTTCACTCAGAGGCCCAGTGCAGCCTGACAGACCTGGAGCAGCTTTGCAGAGAAGGATGAAAACCTCCAGTGTCTGGGGCCAGTTTCACAAAGCTATGTTACAGACACAATCTGCGATCCgcctgcaggaggaggctgcaTGCACATCACAGGTCAACTCAAGATGGCAGCTGTCAGTCTGTTTTGAATTCCTCAACGAGACAAAGACTTTCCTGCCGGACTGAACAGTTTGATGTAGTGACTCAATGAACcgtgtttttactttgaagaaaaTGTACCATCGTAATatatactctctctctctctctctctctctatatatatatagaggtATGAAGTTTAAAAACCTATGCGCCAGATGACCTACACACTCTCAAAGCTGCCAGACGTGCATCTAAATACTGAGTGAGCAGGAGCAGGTGGATTCTTTGGCAAACATCCACTCATCCATGCCTGTCTGTAACCAACTGGGGGTTTGAGGTGCGAAGGGgtctggagccaatcccatcCGAGATTGGGTGATTGGGTGTCCAGCAAGTTCCAacggagacaaacaaccattcactctcacattctcAGAAACGACAACCACAGGCCAGACAAACAGATTCCGAACATTCCACACAGCTTAGATTAGAACGGGAGCTGCACTTGAAATCTACCTCCCTTTCGACGCTGCGAGGAAGTGAAAGGTTCTAAGTGGGTGAACGCCTCTCGTTGGAACTGCGGGCTGCAGCAATTCAGACTTTTTGTGAAAAGTGTTTGCGAGGCTATTCCGTTTAACGCCCCCATCAAATCGGCAACAAGCtcgttttttttgtgtgccGCGTATGAGAGGAATCACAATCAAGCTGTCATCACCTCCAGGCTGCTTGTACTGGATGACAACAGGTTGGCCAGAATTAAGGCTCATCTTCCTCGGGCTGGTTCAGCACCTGCCTGTTGGCCACCGGCCTAATTTTCCTCTGACAGCCTCAGCAGGAATGATTGATGCCTGAAGGCctctgatggtgtgtgtgtgtgtgtgtgtgtttgtgttgtcagtgCGAAGCTGCTCTCTCCATACACCACTCTCTCCTGAAACTCATTCCTGTCACTGCACACACTGGCTGCTTGATGCGTCCTGTCCGTGGGCACACGCTCTTCAAAGATAAGCCTCTACTGTGCGGCACTGATAATGTTTTGGGAACCTTAATCACCTCTGGGGGGACTTCTGAGGCAATAAaggtaaaaaggaaaaatcgGTGAATCTGCTTTGTTTAGCTGATGCTGCACAAAGCTTGTGGCTGACATTGGGGTTTATTAAAGAAGTTCGCCGCTGGCATCGGGCGGCGTAGTTGACAGGAAGCTCCTTGTTTACATTATTTCATGAATACTCGCCAACACGGTGAACAGGGATTCCTACGACGCTCCACTTGAGCTTTTTCTCTATTGTTTGGCGTCGATAATCTCAGAATTTGCCTTGTGTGTGATGACCTGAATGCATTGTGGTACACTGAACTCTATCCTCCTTttatgccacacacacacacacacacacacacacacacacacacacacacacagctcttttAGCTCCAAAGAATTTTAAACCCCCCAGTGTTCTCATACTACGGCATTTTTCATTGGTATTTTAAGCAAAGAGTTGAGGGGTCTTAGAAGTCAGCTGGCATTAATTCCTGTGAGGCAGAGGGATTCAACTTCTCTCTGGAAAGGAGCTTAAAAGAAAGTTCTCCTGCTTCCAAATGAATGAGTTTCTCCTCCCTCACGTATATTCTTATATTCTTTAACCGACAGGGGAACAATAGCTAATTGAATTCAGTTCGTTCTCATTAAAGTCAAATGATGAAGTCGATGAAATAGATTTATATATTCATtgcaaataagaaataaataaacactcgAGCAAACTGAGGAGTTGAGCGATCTCATTGTTCTCTGTGGTTGTGGGCAGTCGAGCGTCTGGGGTGCAGGTGTATGCATAAAACATCAAGGCAAGAGGAAATACAAGGAAACTGACATTATTAATGCCgctttgtggaaaaaaaacatgaaatttaaTGTTTCAAACTAGCCTGATAGAAAGCCGGGGGACAAAAGTGGCCAGGTGCCACTCGGCAGAGGGAAGTCAACGAAACAGGAAGCATAAATTAACTGACATTTTCTTCTTGCGCTGTTCATATGAGGTTGTATCAGGTGCCGAGGTGCAAAGTCCGTCTAAATGAACTTCTCCATTCGCATCACGTTAACTCTGGCCAGTTTGGAGAACCAGCGGTTAGCGTGCGTGTTGCTGTGCGATGCAGTTTGAACAAAGCCGATTTTTTGGCACAGGGAAATGGCGGCCGTCTGCGGCGAGCTGACGTCCACAACGAGGCGGGCGTGGCCTCGCTCCTTGCAGAAGTCCAAGGCCTTCTGCATCAGCTGCGAGCCCAGGGAGTTACGGCGATGTGGAAAAACCACGACCATGTGGGACATCTCGCCGTGACTCCCGTCTCCAGCGTCTTGGTCGGACTCCGAACCTCCGCCCCCAACTCCTCCGTTCCTGTCGTCAAACCTCTCgctttcttcctctcccctcttccccATCACTGCCGCCATCCCCACCACCTTCATCTGGCCGCCTACGTCCGCCTCCGCCACCCAGAAACCATTATCAGGGTTTTCCAGGTAGCTGGCTTGAATGTCGGCCATGTCTGTGCTCAGCCGCCTCGCCATGTAGCCTTCGTAGATGTCGTGGCAGCAGTAATAGATGAGGCCGGCCCAGGCGCTGCCGAAGAGTAACGCTTGGAAGTAGGAGCTGCCTCCCAGCACGTAGCCGGCCATGGAGATACTCAGAGCGATGCCAACGTGGTCAGGGTGGCTCAGGGCCTTGAAGAAGGCCGGGTACACATGTTCGAGTATCCCGTCACGGAAGAGCGACACGACCACGTGTTGATCTGAAGGGCTGTACTCCCTGATGGAGAACTGAACTGTAtgatagagggagagaaagagggagggaggaagggagggagagaaggggagcTCAGTGAGACTAATCTGCCTGTTGTTGCACTGAGAAATTCCTGCAGGATTTCACAATAGGCTCAATGTGCTCATGTAAGtcgtagaaaaaaaaaaaacccagcgtGAATCAATACACCTCTtatccttttcatttttaatttctcactATTCCACTTGAATATAAAAAGCCTGGCAGTTAAACACGTCAACCCAGAGGGGAGGATTGCAATTATAATTAGTTTgccattgttttttctttaagattTCAAGAGTCAGAGTTTTTGTGAGACGCAGAATAATCAGGTCTCAAAAGTGCTAATGAGAAGAATCAAAGGGAGGTGAAGTTCCCGAGGCAACAAAGAAAATAGAGCTTTAGcgaaatgtgttttgtgtcacCGAGGCACGTTAGCTGTGTCATTCATTTGCGCCCTCGCCGTCTGGTTAGCGCTCTTGTTTGCAATCAAGTATACTcggaaataaaaaattaaataaatttgAGCATAATCAGAACAGGAACTTACCGTTATTTTTCTGGGCCATGACGACTCTTTCCGTTCGTCTCGCTCTCGCTCTGAAAGGGCTTTACGCTGCAGCTCCCCCTGAACTTAAGCAACAGATTGTGATAATCAGCCATTCACAAAAGGGATTGAAATAAGTCTGGGCATGATCACCtatgggaacacacacacacactccacacacacacacacacacactgcgagAACTTGCAGACCTTAAATGACATTAAAGTTTAGCCGCtgctcataaaaaaaataaatcctgcagTTTAGACGGAGATAAGGTTGAGGGAGCCGGCTTTTACTTTTGGTAGAAATTAATGACGTTGTTGCTCTGATTATGAAACTCTGAGTATTTGAGAAAACTTAATTAGCTTACTCAACAGAGTAAAGAACTATATCATTGGATTTCTCAGGGAGGATGAGCACAGATCCTGAATACATTAAGTCAGAACACCGAGCAGAATGTGAATTCAGCGCCCGTTGGAGCACTTCATGGATATTTCCAggaataaaatgttattaacCTCTTTCTGGGTGCTTCAGGAGTTGGGGGAGTTCTCTCAGAAATGTGCTGCGGATCTCTTCGCCGCTTCGTCCCCCGACATAAGAGgtgaaagtgaaatgaatgCTCTCGCCCCTCCTGACATAAAAGTGTCATGTGGCGTCGGTGTCTCGTGCAATAACCCGCCGGCTCTCTGACGTGATTCAATTTCCCGGGCAGGTGAAGGACCTGTTTAAATGAATAGCGCTGCCTCATGAATCCGTGAGCGCTGGAAGGTCAAGACACGAGAACTTTCTCGATTTCACAAGCATCGTGCGAATTCTGAATTCTGCAGACGAGGAGTGAAGACGACTGTGTGCAACCTCATTGatttctgctgttgttgcagTGGCCAACATCATGACCGGATGATAGTCAGAGGTAATGTTGCTGCACGCATACTTGTACTTTCTCAAACTCAACTTGAAGTACAAACTTGTACGTCCCAGCATTAATCAAGTCGAGTCTGAGCATCAAGAACGACTCACGGGGAGAATTCCTTCGGCACGTAACACTCCATGGCCGCGGGCAGTATTCATTTCACTTGATAAAATTAGCCAAGTGTGCTTCATCGTTGATTGCACATTGTCTTGAAACCAAAAGTCACAAAGAAAACAGTTAACGTTGCCCTGGAAACGGACGTCCGTAGGCTACCTGCCCGCTCCGCTCCCATCGGGCCCACGAGATCCCAATAAACGGTGTTTTTATTCAAAGACACTCGCTCGCACGAGGACAGGAAGGGAAAGAGCCTGTTCTGTATGCTTGTCACAGAGCGAAGACATTAAGGGTTTAAACCATTCAAGAGCATTTGAACGCACCACAGACGACTTCATTTCCGACCCACTGCCTCTCCAGAAAGTCCAAATTGAATCTGTCCTACCTTGTGACTCCCCAGTGGCTGAAGATGTCGTTTATGGAGAGCCGAAACACTCCCCAGGGATTTCCATTTAGCTCCAGCCATCTCTCAATATCACAGTTTGGCATTTGCTCTTGTGCAGAATATATGTTTGGAGACGTTTCAGCGGTTATGGCGCGGTAAGTGGCCCTGTCAGTGTGAAACATGGATATGGAGTCAGACTGGTGATTTTCACTGAGTGGAAGCGTTCAGTAACGGCATCTCTGgcaaacacaacaggaaataaCAAGGATACGCAACTGTGACGAGGTAAATGTTGGCTCTGATAAAGAATCTCGATGGTGTTTGTGATTCATAAAGAAACTCGATGTTTCACAGGAGGAATCGTGGGAGTCACGGTTCATTTACTTTTACTGTACTGTCATGAacatagctgctttcagacatgcgccAAACTCAGGATGCACCAATCTCCTTCAAATGGCTACTCACCATTTAACAGGGGATTTTATGTCCTGCACGATTCCTTCGCCGGGAGCAGCAACTTCCTGGCGTCTCTGCTGGCGGCCTGGCCACCGGGCTCTTGCCAAGAAATCGTTTGGCACACGAGCCCTCTGTAAAATGAggagttgttttttgttttgtgtttaaaacaatCAAGATGTGATGTGTTATTTAGAGCTGGTGGGCAGAACCTGCACAGAGCCCGGGTAACGGTCTTATATAATATTCTGATGTTAATCTTTGGAGGCATAGATCGGccaagaataaataataaatccattaagaaaaaataagtggtcaaataaaaaggaataaatTCAagaatagataaatataaatcagtCACAGAAATGTGAGCAAAAGCAAGATTTGCACCCAAGGCCACATGAGGGTCTACTGCTCTGATATAACAAAACCCATCTCATcatttgagaaaatgttttagcTTTAGAGCGACACAGGAAATGTTTATCCACGGGATCTGTGTAAGGCGAGAGATATCGGATAAAACTATTCTAAACACATAAGAAACTGCACAAATTCaacaattataaaaaaaaaaagaaaccgtGGAGTAAAGGGTGTTTGTTTGCACTTTCCCTGAATACAGATTGAACGACAACAAAAGGCTTTTCAGCTGAACCATATAGTGGCTCCGGCTCATCCTCCGGCTCTCTGGGGACGACTGGGTCAGACACAGACGCTGCAGCTGAAAGTAAACTCCATCTATCACACTTACAAAGCTGCACACCTCCATCTAACCAGCAGTGTGCCAGGAGATGTTATGGGGATTATTTAGGGATTTAGCAGCAAGATAAAGCTGTGAATAACCACTGGCTTGTTTCCATTAAAAGGAATAACTGCTATTGTTTGAGGTTAATCGTTGACTTGGGAACATGGCTGAAAAGACGTGGGCGAAATTAAACAACTGATTTGTCTCAGACGAGGAACATTTTGTTCAGCAACTCCAGGAAactgtgataaaataaaaagattcagTTCTGATGAGAAAGAAATTTAGAGGAGATGTGTGCCGAGGGAAATACATAAAGAAGGATGAATACAGATATTTCATTCACCTAGTTTCCAGAAGCAACTGTACAACCTTGAAAACACAGGATTATAAATAAaagagtaaaatgaaaaaaggacgGTCACGtttcttctgtttcatttttctggTCACAGATTCTGTGAGATCAACAGATTTACCTACACAGCTGGTTATTAACAGAATAACCGAAACACTCCGACTGTGATTATCACACATATGTTGAATTTAAATCCGAGTGTTGCTGCtattttttaaacttatttcAACTTTGTGCTCCTCAGCTTTATTTCGCCTCCACTGAAACTTGCTGCAGCTCTTTCTACTGAATCCTGAGCTTCTGTTTGACCGTTCATCCACGTTTTTTTATTCCCGTGTTCCTCGTGCTCATAAAACAAAAcgttgtcattttcattttccctccATTTCCACTGTTAACGCCCCGGTAAATGCAGGTCTTAACTTTACGCAGCCGCGTCCACGGAGGAGTAGAGTCTGTAAATGGCactttcagttatttatttttccattaccTGGTGGAGTTCTATTAAAAGTAAACATCCtcctgtttggttttttttttattgactctTCCAAACTGTTTCCACCAAACTGGATTAGATGTGGAGAGGACTCAAGAGTAAACAGTTTTAATGCATCAAATCATTTTACGTGATAAAACATATTTCAGATGCAGATCCCATAACGCACCATGAACATAAAAGCAAGACTCGTCTCTCTCTTGGGAAACGTGAAGACTCgatgtgagaatacaaattGAACTCTGGGATTGAAAAGATGAATTTGTGAGACTAACATCGGTTATTTCTGTTTCGGCTCCAGAAACAGgatgatgttttaaaaagtaaagaaagtTAAATAAGAGATCCTCATGGTCTTGATGCCGGAttcatttaattgaatttgcGCCTGTCAACAAAGTTGTGCTTAATGAATATCAAAATGAACTATAACACAACTTGGGAGCGTATTTATTCTGCACCAACATAATCGAGCTCACCTGCTCCATATCTTTCTTTCATAATAACACTTAGTGAGCAGAAGCACGGAGAGCCGAGACCAGGGTGACGTCTGAAATGCTTTTAGTGAGGCAGTAATCACTGGGTTTAGCAGCctggacagaaaaaagaaagagatttCTGAAATGAGTAGATTGACGGTGAATATATATGTTGtgtaaatatacaacaaaagacacacacagtgaacgaGGGGGCCCCCGGGGGTCCTGAAGCCGAGGGCGGTTTTTCCATTTAAGGGTTCGAACAACTGGCTTCAAGTGTTCACGTCCTCAAATCATCTCAACCTTCCTCTACAATGTGGCTTCTGCTCACGGCGTCAATTCAAATCCACTGTTCCTGAAAATCCAGGGGAAAAATAAACCTCAG
This sequence is a window from Paralichthys olivaceus isolate ysfri-2021 chromosome 6, ASM2471397v2, whole genome shotgun sequence. Protein-coding genes within it:
- the LOC109640482 gene encoding N-acetyltransferase family 8 member 3, encoding MAQKNNVQFSIREYSPSDQHVVVSLFRDGILEHVYPAFFKALSHPDHVGIALSISMAGYVLGGSSYFQALLFGSAWAGLIYYCCHDIYEGYMARRLSTDMADIQASYLENPDNGFWVAEADVGGQMKVVGMAAVMGKRGEEESERFDDRNGGVGGGGSESDQDAGDGSHGEMSHMVVVFPHRRNSLGSQLMQKALDFCKERGHARLVVDVSSPQTAAISLCQKIGFVQTASHSNTHANRWFSKLARVNVMRMEKFI